tCAACTCAATAAcaaaaacttcgtgaggaactTCAACAACAAaaccaggtttcctcacgaagttttccttcatcTTTGAAGTATGTGTTACTAGCTTAAAACATGCattactccaaaaagttagatttAGGATTATAGGAGGTAAAGGAGGCTAACATCGCGTTAGATttgtagatcatcatcatcaaccgatagactgctggacataggtctcttgtagagatttcTACAAGCCACAGTCttgcggctccctgcgactcgtctgtccAGTGTGGgtctagtgggggtcttccaacgctgcgccttccggtgcgaggtcgccattccagcaccttgggaccccgacatctatcggttttccgaactatgtgccctgcccattgccacttcagcttcgcaagatTTATAGATatgtatacttatattatttgtttCAGGTGTAAAAAACATGGGGTTCCCATAGAAAAAATTTACAACAAAACACAGCGCGACAAATTCCGTTGGGCAATCGACATGGCCGGGCCCGACTACGTTTTCTAAGTTAAACTTTAGCAttagctatattattatactttatacaTAATGTTTTTTCAAATCTGCAGACGTTCCACATTATACAAGTTTTTATGTGaatcattatttattgttttttaaagtTAACCAGAGTTCCCAAATTGGTGGACAAATTTGAAGAAATGAAAAAATTCGATGTGTTTATGTATTCTGTTCCTAACACCTTTAGGATCTAAATTAGAAGTCTGattctaatttattttaggttACTTCTATAGTATGCTACTACTGTAGTAGCTAAGTTAGTGTTATTTCAATCTAGTTTAAGATTGTACAAACTTTTGCAATCGTTTGGGTAAGGTATTTGTGTCTATTTGGTTGTTGTTTACATCCTCTAAATGGACAGGTCTAAAAGCAGTGCAGTCTTTTTATCAATCAATTAATCTACCGAAACAGACCAATATAAGTTCGCTACTAAACACGCGAGAAAAGCAAGCATGAAATTCTGCCGTTTTATGATGTcagatttttcaaatttttttaaattaaattaatattatggaaTGTTCGTTAAACGATCTTTGTTCTATCTGGGTTTTACATCTGTATACAACATGGAAATTGAAAATCGAGTTTATAGTTTTTCACATAAGTATGAAGTCTTGTTCTaatattttgtgtaaaatattaGGACAAAACTTCCCGTTCTGACTTACTGCCATCTCGATTACCACGCAGAATACACAACTCTTCTAAAACGTTTACGTTTCAGCATCTTcagaattaattatttttaatttaaaaaacaattaaattaataatattgattttacaACAAAACTTTCATTTTGTACAATTGCAAAGTTCCTTTGCAAGTGTGCATCCTCAGAAGATATTGATCCTACAATGCACTAGTAAACAGCTAAACACCAAAATAGTCAACATGGATACTGCTGGCAAAGTAACTATGCAATTGTGCTAGAGTAAAACGTTTTAGGAGGTGCATATTGCTTGTTTTTCCTAAATGCCTATTTTCCTAAATTGGGAGGGTGCAATGGGCGGCGCATATCGCGTGCAGTACGTTGTACCATACAGACTTATTTTGacggattatagcgaattaagcttgaTGTTTTACTAAGCCCtgtcagtttagagattgtgcacaagcAAATCAGCACCATAGTCACATTTCATTATAAGGGATGTGTAAGAAAAATAGTGAACCCATTCtttatataatgcgtaaaaaatgacttctcacgcgccattttaactttcgtgtcaaattttatgtcaaaagtacgattttagtccttattttaacggtgaatcgtgacttttgacatgacagttgacccatacagttaaaatggcgcgtgagaagtcattttgtatggactatacatGCTAATAGTGTAGAAtagattttgttaattttatgttaaaGTGACAAAATGCAAAAGTAGTAAGTATTGGAATTTTAGTATACAAATgatttttgtatattatattagcGAGGAGAGCTGTCCTCGCGCTATCGACGTCGGAGTGAAGCAATAGTTGTACCACCTACAACTGGCAGTGTAAATTAAAAGTGTATTTTTGTGCACAATGTGCAGTAGCAAATGTTGTAAATTAAGATAcgaagttattttattttttataaccaTAGGACCGAAAATCTTGGATACAAAACCGACAGTGTTACGAAGGTACAATATAGgtcaaatttgtaatattacAGTGATGTGTGAGTCTTGTAAATAGTAAATTTTTACCATGTCATATAAATTGTGAAATGAGATTATCCAAATAAAAAACAAGACACTAGATTTTTGCacttttattattgaaaaatgaGTAATATTAATGATTCAAAGGCTGGACTTATTGACTTTTATTGCCGTACAAAAACTTAATATTCTTCAGACGACAGGTTCAAATGTGCGTTCAGCCCAATAATAATAGATTTGTTCATAGGTGAGGCCAAACTTCTTGATCGCTCTGAAGTTACGACCAAGATGATTGTGGTCACCTGTACAATTTTACTTAGGtacacttaaaaataaattttatcacaTGTATAAAGGCGGTAAAGATAAAATCATAAAACTACACGAAAATAGAAAAACTTAAGTCAAAAACTAACTGCCATTTTCtggatcaaaaaaattaacatgttCTAGTCCCTCGGGCATGTAAGCGAGACCAGACTCGTCCCGATGCTTCATATTGTAGCCTTTGCCATACcctgaaaaattcaaaaatgataaaattaaagaaataaagaCGAATTGATAAAGGAATTATTAATAGGAAGTTTTAATGGGAAGAAAGCAACAGGAAAAGGACGACATACTGACGAGATGACGACCAATAGTGGAGGCACGAGATGAAGAAGAATAAGAAGAAATACGCACCCAAATCCTTCATAAGTCTAGTGGGTGCATTTCGCAAATGAAGCGGGACGGATGGCAGCGGTCCTTTGGCCTCTGTGAGCGATCTTTGCACGCTCTTCATGGCGCGGTACACCTCGGTACTCTTGTCGGCTCGGGCGAGTCTCACCGCGCACTGGGCCAGCAGCACGTCGCACTCTGGCATGCCTATTTGCTGACAGCCCTGCATGCACGCTACCGCTTCCACTAACGCGTTTGGATCACCCAGCCCTGATAAAATTTCACCATAACATGTTACTCAGTCTAGTAAACAATGTCATCGTGGATGATCGTAATTCATATTCAGCGATAAATACGTTTCTAAATGGACttaaaataccggccaagtgcgagtcaggctcgcgcaacgaaggattccgtactacagtcgtattttttttatgtgattcaaccacaaattcacggttttcagatttttccccgaatgtgtgctacgagacctacctacctaccaaatttcatgattctaggtcaacgggaagtaccctgtaggtttcatgacagaccgacagacagacagacaacaaacaaagtgatcctataagggtccttttgaggtacggaaccctaaaaagaagaaaaggtGTGCAAAAATAATGCAAATGTGTTTGTGTACTATCGCGGTCGTCACCAAAGTATAGTCATGAAAATAATGTGACTGGCAAACGACTTAGCAAAAGGCGGCGTATAGTGGGAGAAATTTGGCGCATCGCGAGAAATAAGGACCAACTGATCGTGTTTTCTCGCGAGGTAGAAACTCCCTCACGCCACCTTCTTCGGTCCGTCAGAAGCTTAAAAATCGACCACACGAGTCCTTAATGCGTTATATAGAGGTAGAAGGAAGGCTCACCGATATCCTCAGCAGCAGCCCTGACGAGTCTCCTCGCAATGAACAAAGGGTCTTCGCCGCCATGCAGCGCGCGGGTGGTCCAGTATAACGCCGCGTTGTCGTCGCTGGCGCGGATCGACTTGTGGATTGCAGACACAATGTTGTAGTGCTCCTCGCCTTGTCGGTCGTACAGCATGTGCGATCGCTGACAACAATACACATTTTTTGATACTTATGCTGGTACTACACGCGTCCCCATCACACCTCCATGACCCACTGTTACACGCCTTCACATTTACAGCGCTACTCACCTTGATGCCGTTCTTCAAGTCCTCTAGTCCGATGACTTGTCGGCTGTGTTCCGGCGCCGCGCTCAAAGCCAGCTCGAGCGCGCCGAGAGCGACACGTGCGTCCCCGTCGCACACCTCCGCGACCCACTGCAGCGACTGACGCTCTATTACACACCTTtacattaacaaaaaaaaatttaagtaactCCGTTTTTTGGCTAGGTGGCTAGCTGGTTAGGTAGCGTTCGTGTTTGGTTTTTTTAGCCTACatgaatacgaaccgaatacggatgagtgcacaaacacccttaggtgttgaattttcaaaaaaagcggatgcctacgtaatagctctctgcatgccaaatttcagcccaatccatccagtagtttgagctgtgcgttgatagatgagtcagtcagtcactttttccttttatataatactagcgtatgctcgcgacttcgtccgcgtggactatacaaatttcaaacctctattaaACCCCttgtgggttgaattttcaaaaatcatttcttagcagatgtctaagtcataaaagctatctgcctacgtaatagctctctgcatgccaaatttcagcccaagccatccagtagtttaagctgtgcgttgatagatcagtcaagttTTCAACTTATAAATTCATAGATTATTTTGAGAGATTCTAGTCGAATgttatttgaaaattataataatgtgtcatcatcatcaacccatatcCGGCACACTACAaagcaggtctcctctcagtatgagaggccatagtcatagtccaccacgctggccaagtgcggattggcagaccataataattttaaattattgcagGTTGTCGAAAAGTAATCCTGTAGAGGCACTTACTTATTTTGATCTCCACCAATAAGCTTATCATGATCAATAATGCTATCAACAACCACAGCCAGTTGTTTCCTAACAACGGCCCTCTCTAATATCAGTGATACGTCATGGACAGTCAGTTTGCTCAGCACCACAACTCTGCAGCGACTCAACAGAGCATTGTTCAAACTGAATGAAGGATTCTCTGTAGTGGCGCCCACTAGTGTTATCGTGCCGTTTTCTACGTGTGGCAGAAATGTATCTTGTTGTAGTTTGttaaatctataaaaataaaaataaactggtcaagtgctagtcacactcgcacatgaagggttccttatcattgtacaagaaatagcactttaattttttttttaattcatggcTTCTTTGAAATCTTTActattgttgttttattgttattagcttatgctcgcgacttcgtcttcgttgagctgtgcgttgatcgattcttttatatattttgatatgcCTGTGTATTATTTGTATGTAGATCAAAGGTAAATGCATCTGTAATCATATTACATCCAATGAAGAAAGGAAATTGACTGCTAAGATTTAAAagcataatttttttacagacCTATGTATCTCATCCATGAAAAGTACAGTTTGCCTTTTGAACTTAATTTCATTCTTAGCCACCTTCACCACTTCTTTGACATCATTGATGCCACACATTGTTGCAGATAGCTTGACAAACCTCATGTTATTttgttctttacaaatattgGCAATAATGTTAGCCACAGATGTCTGCAAGATATATATTAATATGTcttattattatcttaaaaaTGTGCTGTTAATAATACTGGACAGTACTAAATAGCATGAACTACATCATAGAGGAGTATAAGCAATTCTTACCCTAGATGAACATAGTTGCTCATTTTATTAACTGCCATTAACTAAGTAGATTTATATCTACCTAACACTTGACTTTAGCTCATGTGCAGCCATTGCCAGTACTCAGTGAAAGAAACTGTACCTACAGGTAGATATTCAGCTAATAGTGAGTGCcaaaaaaagtgaaaaagtgACAATCAATTCAAAGGGGCATTATTAAAACTATGGAGCTGCGTAAAGTTTAAAAGTCATTGAAAcagtactatataatattacctTTCCACAACCTGGAGGACCCCAAAGTATCATATTTggtatttttttctttgaaagCATAGAATATAACATTGAATCAGCGCCAAAAGACTCAACCTGTCCAACAATATCTTCTAGGAGCATAGGTCGCATTGACTCTGCCAATGGAATATTTTTACCATCGTTGTTCTGAGCTGAACTTGATTGTTTACTGGGCTCAAATGTTGCTGAAGACTTAGGTGACTCCTTGAAAAGTGCCTTAAAAAAACAgctgtacctaagtacatacctaaatataattgaacattaaaaattaatgtattaACTAATCATGGTTTTAAAATAAtgtcgttttttttaaataaaaaaacaagcaGGTGTCACCTGCTGTTAAGTGAAtaccgccgtccatgaacatttgcagtaccagagttAAGTTTAGTGATTTCCGTACCTTTGACATACTCTTAGAGGGTCCGGTATTTTGTAATGTACTACTAACTGGACTAACATCAAGTTTAATCTTCTTTTGTTGAGAACAGTTTTCATCAAAATGTGATCCATTTCTCGTAGATGCATAACCTTTTAAGAATAAGCATTTGTTTACATGTTTTTCTATTATTTCTTTATCGTATTCTTTATTACAAACCGGGCAGAAAACTTTATCATCACTGTGATTCATAATTTTGGCGCTCATGGC
The DNA window shown above is from Maniola hyperantus chromosome 1, iAphHyp1.2, whole genome shotgun sequence and carries:
- the LOC117996808 gene encoding ATPase WRNIP1-like; translated protein: MSAKIMNHSDDKVFCPVCNKEYDKEIIEKHVNKCLFLKGYASTRNGSHFDENCSQQKKIKLDVSPVSSTLQNTGPSKSMSKALFKESPKSSATFEPSKQSSSAQNNDGKNIPLAESMRPMLLEDIVGQVESFGADSMLYSMLSKKKIPNMILWGPPGCGKTSVANIIANICKEQNNMRFVKLSATMCGINDVKEVVKVAKNEIKFKRQTVLFMDEIHRFNKLQQDTFLPHVENGTITLVGATTENPSFSLNNALLSRCRVVVLSKLTVHDVSLILERAVVRKQLAVVVDSIIDHDKLIGGDQNKCVIERQSLQWVAEVCDGDARVALGALELALSAAPEHSRQVIGLEDLKNGIKRSHMLYDRQGEEHYNIVSAIHKSIRASDDNAALYWTTRALHGGEDPLFIARRLVRAAAEDIGLGDPNALVEAVACMQGCQQIGMPECDVLLAQCAVRLARADKSTEVYRAMKSVQRSLTEAKGPLPSVPLHLRNAPTRLMKDLGYGKGYNMKHRDESGLAYMPEGLEHVNFFDPENGS